DNA sequence from the Ruminococcus albus 7 = DSM 20455 genome:
CGCCATATCATCAAGAAATACTTCAATCATTTCTTTGGTAGCATTTGGAAACTCGTCAATATACTCATCCCATACTGCATCCCAGGTTTTACCTGCGTAGCTTGAGTTGATCGTTGCAACATCTTCATAATTCCAAAAAAGCCAGGATCTGTTTTCGCTTTAGCAACTCATATTGCTGCAGGCGACAGACAGTCTTGACTCTGATATCATTATAAATCATATTAACAATATTGTTAAGTCAATTGATGCAATAAAGATAATGAAAATAATAAAAGCCAATGCACATCCGGTGTGCTCGGACTACGATCATCCGAGGGCTTAGATGTTCTTGACTTCGGTATTATTATACATCATAATTCTTAAAATGTCAAGATATATAGCAAAGAAAAAGGAGCTGCAACAGCCCCTTTTTTATATCGGATTATCATAAAACCAACAGTGATGTTATCAGTCGAGATCTATGGTGATAGTTTTGCCTGTTTTCAGAGTGGATTTCAGATCGATGATCCGCTGATTATCCGAACCACGGAAACCCAGTGATATATTTCTTTTTGCAAGAATAAATCTGCCGTCAACCAGTACATCGATCATTGAAAGCATTTCGTCGGTACATTCACATCGCCACGGACTTTCGTGAAGAAGCTCATCTTCTAGCACACAACCGGTGTAGCACCATATACTTTTCTCGGGATACTTTTCTTTGACCCTTCGCATAAAAGGTGCTAAAACTCGCTGATTTTCCGGTTCCATAGGTTCACCTCCCAGCAGAGTAAGTCCGTCGATATATTCACAAGAAAGCATTTCCAGTAATTGATCTTCGGTTTCCTCGGTAAATGGTTTTCCGTAATCAAAATCCCATGTCATAGCATTGAAACAGCCCTCGCAGTGGTGCCTGCATCCCGAGACGAACAGGCTGACTCTTACACCTATGCCGTCCGCGATATCGCAGTTTTTTATTTCTCCGTAGTACATTTGCTCACTGTCCTTCCTGTGAAAGTACAAGTCGCATCTCTTCCATTCCAAGTTCGATAAGCCCGGTTGGTACGAATCCTACCGAACGGTACAATCGGTTTGCGACTGCATTGCCTGGGACTACTCCTGTATAAACAGAATCGACATCGAACCTGTCTTTGAGGAATTTTATTCCAAGAGCGAGTGCCTGTCTGCCATAGCCCCTGCGCTGATGGTCTTTATCTATGAGGAATTTCCACAAAGTGTAATATTGCTTGACCTCGTAGTAACCCATCATTATGAATCCCACTATTTCATCGCCGCTGTACACCGCAAATGGGTATGCATTATCATTATAGGCATAAGCCTGTGCCAAAGATTCTGCCACAGTTGAAACATAGCTTTTCTGGTATTCATGAACTTCCAGAGTCAGCACATCATCGATATTGTTCTTGTCAACAGGTCTTAGCTCTACCATACCTTATCTCCCATATCCCGAAATATTATCACAGGTGCAGAACTCTGTCGCGTATCTCCTGTGTTCTTCCCTGATTCCAGTACTGTGTGCCGATATAGCCGCAGGTTCGTCTTGCAACGTTCATCTTGTTCTGGTCGCGGTTGTGGCACTGAGGACATTCCCAGATAAGCTTACCGTCATCTTCAACTATCTGTATTTCACCGTCGTATCCGCATACCTGACAGTAATCGCTCTTCGTATTAAGCTCGGCATACATTATATTATCGTATATAAATCTTATTACTTTAAGAACTGCCGGGATGTTCTTCTGCATATTTGGGACTTCAACATAGCTGATAGCTCCGCCGGGAGAAAGGTGCTGGAACTCGCTCTCAAATTTGAGTTTAGTAAATGCATCTATTTTTTCGGTTACATGAACGTGATAGCTGTTGGTAATATAGCTTTTATCTGTTATGCCCTCTATTATTCCGAATCTCTTCTGCAGACATCTGGCAAATTTGTAAGTTGTTGATTCCAGAGGTGTGCCATATATTGAGAAATCGATATTTTCCTTTTCCTTCCATCTCTTGCAGGCATCGTTCATGTGCTGCATTATCTCTATTGCAAAAGGCTTGGCTTCAGGATCGGTATGGCTTTTGCCTGTCATGTATTTTACGCACTCATAAAGTCCCGCATAACCAAGGGATATAGTCGAATATCCGCCATAAAGCAGTTTGTCGATGGGCTCTCCCTTTTTCAGCCTTGCGAGGGCACCATACTGCCACAGTATAGGAGCTGCATCTGAAAGTGTGCCTTTTAGCCTTTCGTGCCGGCACATCAACGCCTTATAGCACAGCGCCAGTCTTTCATCAAATATTTTCCAGAAGGTGTCTTTGTTTCTTCCGCTTGAAAGGGCAACATCTACCAGATTTATAGTAACAACACCCTGATTGAACCTTCCGTAATACTTCGGCTTGCCGTTTT
Encoded proteins:
- the nrdG gene encoding anaerobic ribonucleoside-triphosphate reductase activating protein, encoding MYYGEIKNCDIADGIGVRVSLFVSGCRHHCEGCFNAMTWDFDYGKPFTEETEDQLLEMLSCEYIDGLTLLGGEPMEPENQRVLAPFMRRVKEKYPEKSIWCYTGCVLEDELLHESPWRCECTDEMLSMIDVLVDGRFILAKRNISLGFRGSDNQRIIDLKSTLKTGKTITIDLD
- a CDS encoding GNAT family N-acetyltransferase — its product is MVELRPVDKNNIDDVLTLEVHEYQKSYVSTVAESLAQAYAYNDNAYPFAVYSGDEIVGFIMMGYYEVKQYYTLWKFLIDKDHQRRGYGRQALALGIKFLKDRFDVDSVYTGVVPGNAVANRLYRSVGFVPTGLIELGMEEMRLVLSQEGQ